CCATTCATGACCTGGCTCGCATTCTCAATAAAGACAGTTCTACGATTTCCAGAGCACTAGCCAATAGCCCCAGGGTCAAGAAAAAAACTCGTGATTTAATACAAGCCAAAGCCAAAGAGTTGGGCTACTTTAGAAATACTTTGGCTTCTAATCTGCGGAGTCAAAAAAGTCTCACTATAGGTGTCATTGTACCGCATATATCTCGTTATTTTTTCTCAACGGCTATAGCCGGCATCGAAGAAATAGCCTTCGAAAACAACTATCGGGTTATTATTGGCCAGTCGATGGATCAACTAGAAAAAGAAAGGCAACTTGTGGAAACTTTACTTTCCAGTCAGGTAGATGGTATCCTCATGTCTATCTCTATGGAGACCAATGCCTACGACCATTTAGAAAGAGTAGCCGAACAAAAAACGCCAATTGTCTTCTTCGATAGAAAATGTGAAGCTATACCAGCCAACAATATCCTGATCGACGATCATGCCCGAGCATTTGATGCCACCGAACACCTCATACTTAGCGGGAGAACACGAATTGCGCATTTTTCTGGCTTAGAAAATGTAAGTATTTATGAAGATCGGCAGAAGGGGTATAAGGAAGCGCTGCGCAAGCATAACATTGCGGAAGATCCAGATTTGATTTTCAAAAGTTCGCTCAAATCGAATGACGGTAAACAATTGGCCGATCAAATTCTGAATCTAAGGAAAAAGCCTGATGCCATTTTTTGCGCCAATGATATTGCCGCAATAGCCTGTATGCAAGTGCTACAAGAAGCAGGCATTCGTATCCCTCAGGATATTGCTATTGTTGGTTTTAGTAATGAACCACTCGGCGAATACACTACTCCTTCGTTGTCTTCAATAAATCAAAATCCCCTTGAAATGGGAAAAACGGCAGTCCAAACACTACTTAATCAAATAGAAGGCCCTCAAGCCGAGCATCAAACTAAATATATAGATTCAGAATTGATTATTAGAAATTCTTCAGGCAGGCAATAATGGTATGTTGTTTAATTCAGACCAAAGAGTACAACACGCTGCATATGTTTTTCTGATCATATCAAACAACAAGGAGTTAGGCAAAACATGAGTAGAAAAGGCAATTGCTGGGACAATGCTGTTGCTGAAAACTTCTTCAAAACACTCAGCTTAGAAATGTGATCAGCGGTGGCTTGTCTGCACCAACATTCGCTAGTGACAGAGTATATATTGGGTCAGGCAATTACCTTAGTCTATATTGTCTTGATCAAATCACAGGAAAACCTTATTAGATTTATAAGATGGGCTCGCGAATCGAAGAGTCAACCCTCTGTATTACAGGGATAAACTGTAGGCCCTTTCAGGAGATAGATATTTGCATGCTGTGGAGTGACCAAAGAAATTGATAAATAGAAGGAAACTCAATAAGCTTCCTTCTATTTATCAAAAGTTAACCTTTAGCTATAAATAGCCACCTCAGCATTTCCTTCCTGATTGATCGAGCCACGGTACATGCCTTCGGAATTGAAAACCAGGCTCACATTGCCCAGACCATCAACACCGATAATTCCACCTTCACCTCCAAGTTTGATTTGCTTTTCGTTGATGACGATTTGTGCGGCTTCTTCCAGGGATAAGCCTTTGTATTCCATCAAACAGGATATATCATGGGCGACCACGCCTCTAAGAAAAAACTCACCGTAACCAGTACAAGAAATGGCACAAGTCGTATCATTAGCATATACGCCAGCGCCGATCACTGAGCTATCGCCTAGCCTTCCATATTTCTTGTTGACCAAGCCTCCAGTGGAAGTGGCCGCTGCCAAATGACCAGCTTGATCTACTGCCACTGCGCCTACAGTGCCAAATTTTTTATCTACACTGTGATCCAACTTCATCTTTTCTGAGCCTTGAGCGGCTTTCCACTGCTCAAAACGAAAATCAGAATAAAAATATGAATTGGGAACTTGCTCAAAACCATGCTCCTCAGCGTATTCATCGGCGCCTTTTCCCGTCAGATACACATATTCCGAATTCATGATTTTGCGGGAAACAGCGATAGGATTTTTAATAGAGGCGGCACCGCCGACAGCGCCTGCCTTGAGCGTCTCTCCGCACATAATGGAGGCCTCCAGTTCATGATTTCCATCTGAGTTAAACACAGAACCTTTGCCTGCATTAAACAAATCACTATCTTCTAAGATGATGACCGCACGCTCCACGGCATCGAGGCTGGACCCTCCTTCATTTAAAATTTTATGCCCTTCCTTTAAAGAAAGCTCTAGTACAGCTCTGTAAGCTATTTCTTTCTCTTCTGACATGTTGGCTCTTGTAATCGTACCTGCCCCTCCATGTATGGCTAATGCAAATTTCTTGTTCATGTATCTTTATTCTATTCTGAACTGTGCCAGATCTTGTTGTTTCAAATTTTTAGTTACCGGGTGGATGGCTCCACCCGGTAAGGTTGTATCAATTGGAAGTTTTCAACCTTCCTCTATCTACATAATAATATTGTGAGCTTTCTCCTGATCCCGGACTCCATGAGGCTAGATTGAAATATCTATTTCCTTGTGAGTTACCTTGAATCAAATGTGCCCTGATCGCTTGTCTGTTTCTGTACCAATCAAGTGACTTCCGGTTTTGACAGCGTTCCGGCCCCTGACCATTTTGATTTAGGAAAAAAGCGGTACCATCTCCAAAAACATACCCTCTGCCATTTTCGTCAATACAAACAGCGGTAGCTTCATCCACACCAATGCCTTTGGCATTCATGCCCCAGTCCTTATTCATTCTGGCCATGAAGGTGATGTGTCTACCCCTACGATCCGGATTGTCATAATGCGTATCGGTAATGACACTCTCCAAATAAGGCACATCCAGAAAGTTGCCTTCCTGCAAGGACATGTAGGAGTTGTAAGGATTTCTAAGGGCTTCATTTGAATAAACTGTCCCATTGGCAGCATCGAAATAAGCCTCTCCCTGAATGGCGCATCCTGCGCTTGTACCTCCAACCGGGACTTCTTTGGTATTGATCAAATAATTGAGTGCGCTCTCCACTTTGGTATCCTTCCAAAAAGAGACATAATCATACTGATCACCTCCGGCGATAAACACAGCTTCTGCGTTTCGGATGGCTGTTTCTACCCCGCTATTATTGGCCAATGACCTGGAATCAATCAGCAGGGTTTCAACTGAATTGACATTACCCAAACCATAGATGTAATCATTGTAGCCATCGCCACCCGAAGCACGCAACACCACAAAATCACCTCCACCTGATCGATCGATCATCCATTCTATTGCTTCATCTACATCTGCTCCTCCACCCATCAACACTGTTCCCGGTTCTGTCTGCCTGGATACATCACCTGCATCACCGACTAGTCCAATCGAGGCCGCTGTGTTTCCATTCACTGCTCCCTTTTGATTGGTAATGGCAGGCACTGAAGAAGATATATCTTCTTGCTCTGCACATGACATGCTTAGGCTTATCATTAGCCCAAATACTATACTCGTTATTTTATTAGTGTTCATTGTTACTTTGTTTTAGTTAAACATTTCCAACTGACCTAATTGATGGAAGAACGAGCACTTCCTAGTTGTTGAAAATAGGCTGCAGGTTGCGCAGGGCAACACTTTTGCCTTGTAGATGTTTGTTCATATTTATATTTGTTTAGTTTCAAATTGAATTCTTTTAGTCACCAGTTGAAATATAGGACTGGTGGTATGAGCAGGGTCATGGCTAGCAAAAAGTAGATTACCATGAGTGGCCAGATCCATTTCAGCCATTTTTGATAAGATATATTAGCTAGTGTAAGCACCCCCATGGTTATTCCGCTGGTAGGGATTATCATATTGGATAGTCCGTCGCCCAATTGAAAAGCCAATACCGCAGACTGTCTGGATATCCCAATGATGTCACTCAAGGGGGCCATGATCGGCATGGTAAGGGCAGCCTGACCTGAGCCTGAAGGCAGGAAAAAATTCAAACAGGTCTGCACATAAAACATCAGCTGAATCGAGACTGCTTTAGGGAAGCCATCTACTGCCACTGATGCACCGTACAACATCGAATCTATTATTCTTCCTTCGGATGCTATGATGATGATGCCTTTGGCCATGGCGATGACCAAACAAACTTTCACCATTTCTGAGGCACCAGACACGAAGGCATCCAACGTTTTTTGTAGTTGCAATCTGGCCAACAAAGCGGATACAATTCCTAAAACCAGAAACAATCCTGAAATTTCATTGATGTACCAACCCCAAACGTTGACACCTACAATAAGCAAACACAATCCGCCTAAAAACAGACCAACTATTAGTTTTTGTCTTAGGGTAAACTCAATGCTATTTTCTTTATCTGATTCCCGATAGGGTGAACTCAAATCCTCTTGATAATTTGGGCTTGAAGCCGGATTGGCATTCAACCTTTTGGCGTATCGCATCAAAAACAAAGCAGTACCTACCGTAAATAGCAACCAAACTACGACTCGATATTCCCATCCGCTAAAAGGAGTAAGCCCTGCAATACCCTGAGCAATTCCAACCGTAAAGGGATTTAAAAAGGCACCGGCAAAGCCTGCTCCTGCTCCCAGAAACGGAATACCAACCCCAAGAAAAGAGTCATAACCCAGCCCATAGGCCATCGGAAGCGTGATCATGATAAACACCAGTACCTCTTCGCTCATGCCAAAAGTGGCTCCGGCCAGAGAAAACAAAAAAGTAAGTACCGGAATCACCCAGACAGGGTTTTTGCCGTTGGCATCCGTCTTCACCACGCTTTTCAGACCATTGGCAATAGCCCCAGTGGCGTTGATGATACCGAAAGCACCTGCCACAAAGAAGATAAACACAATCACTTGCGCAGAATCAATGAAGCCCTGTATCGGTGCTAAGATCAAATCAAATACCGATGATGGATTTGCAGCCGTCCAATGAAAGGAACCGGGCACAACGATCTCACGACCATCGACCAAGTCCCTATCAAATGCTCCTGCCGGTAACACCCAGGTCAATCCGCAAAATAGGATGAGGATGACGGATAAAAGGATGAGTGTATCTGGTAGTTTTACTTTCATTAATTTGGATTAAAAGGGAATTATTTTACCAGACTAAACTTTTCTCCGGCAAGCAATACTTTCACTGAAAGGTTCTTCATTCCTAGTTTGCCATTCAGCTCCGAAGGCTGATCACTTTGGTTATTCATCACAATTACCTGCGAATCGCCCACCACTTCAGCGCTATCGCCTTTCACCAGAATGGCGGTGGCTTCATCGATACCAACACCCAATAGTTGTGGGTATTCAGCTACTGCACTAAGCAGCCGATTATATCTGCTACGCTTTATGAAATGCTGATCAATGATGGCCGTTTTAACCAAACCCAACCCATCTGCCATTTCTATATTGTTAGCTTCTATGTTGCGGAACGTATCCTGATATTCCGGAAACTTCTTTTCATTGCCAGTGATCATGACTTCACTCATCACAGCTGCCCCTGCACTGGTACCGGCGACTACTGTTCCTTGCTGATAAGCCTGATGGATACTTTCATAGATCGCCGATTTGCCGATGGCGGCCATAAACTTATTCTGGTCTCCACCGGAGATGTAAATCATGGCTGCCTTACCCAGGCTGTCCAGCTGACTATCCCTCACGGTATCAGCAGAAATGTTAAAACCTACTACTTGATCAATACCAGCTTTGGTGAATTGTTTTTTGGCATAAAAAACCGCTGAATCCGGCTCGACGCTGGACATGGGCAGAATAATACCATATCCACCTTCACGAAGGCCCGACTCTGTGATCAGGCGCTCGATCATGGCTGCGGGTCTTTTGCCTCCGCCTATGATAAATAAGGCCCCTTTCGGTTGATCAATAGATTCCTCGATGGTCGCTTTATCCTGGCAAGAAACCAGTGAAAGCAACAGCATAGCAGATAAAATAGCTCCTTTCATTGCTTGAATAGTTTTAAATAGGACCGACCAAAGTCGGCCCTATTGGATATAAACCTCAGTTGTTATGGGATAAATACCAGACTGCGTGGATCATTGTATCCAGCGCCAATCGTAATCTTATTAGCACCATTTAAATCAGCCATCAATACATTTCCGGTATTGCGTTCTGTCCAATACATCTTTGAATTTGTATTATCAATAGCTATACCATAAGCTCTATTAGCTGTCTCTAG
The sequence above is drawn from the Reichenbachiella sp. genome and encodes:
- a CDS encoding isoaspartyl peptidase/L-asparaginase; this translates as MNKKFALAIHGGAGTITRANMSEEKEIAYRAVLELSLKEGHKILNEGGSSLDAVERAVIILEDSDLFNAGKGSVFNSDGNHELEASIMCGETLKAGAVGGAASIKNPIAVSRKIMNSEYVYLTGKGADEYAEEHGFEQVPNSYFYSDFRFEQWKAAQGSEKMKLDHSVDKKFGTVGAVAVDQAGHLAAATSTGGLVNKKYGRLGDSSVIGAGVYANDTTCAISCTGYGEFFLRGVVAHDISCLMEYKGLSLEEAAQIVINEKQIKLGGEGGIIGVDGLGNVSLVFNSEGMYRGSINQEGNAEVAIYS
- a CDS encoding cyanophycinase; this translates as MNTNKITSIVFGLMISLSMSCAEQEDISSSVPAITNQKGAVNGNTAASIGLVGDAGDVSRQTEPGTVLMGGGADVDEAIEWMIDRSGGGDFVVLRASGGDGYNDYIYGLGNVNSVETLLIDSRSLANNSGVETAIRNAEAVFIAGGDQYDYVSFWKDTKVESALNYLINTKEVPVGGTSAGCAIQGEAYFDAANGTVYSNEALRNPYNSYMSLQEGNFLDVPYLESVITDTHYDNPDRRGRHITFMARMNKDWGMNAKGIGVDEATAVCIDENGRGYVFGDGTAFFLNQNGQGPERCQNRKSLDWYRNRQAIRAHLIQGNSQGNRYFNLASWSPGSGESSQYYYVDRGRLKTSN
- a CDS encoding cyanophycinase, whose protein sequence is MKGAILSAMLLLSLVSCQDKATIEESIDQPKGALFIIGGGKRPAAMIERLITESGLREGGYGIILPMSSVEPDSAVFYAKKQFTKAGIDQVVGFNISADTVRDSQLDSLGKAAMIYISGGDQNKFMAAIGKSAIYESIHQAYQQGTVVAGTSAGAAVMSEVMITGNEKKFPEYQDTFRNIEANNIEMADGLGLVKTAIIDQHFIKRSRYNRLLSAVAEYPQLLGVGIDEATAILVKGDSAEVVGDSQVIVMNNQSDQPSELNGKLGMKNLSVKVLLAGEKFSLVK
- a CDS encoding LacI family DNA-binding transcriptional regulator: MKKKITIHDLARILNKDSSTISRALANSPRVKKKTRDLIQAKAKELGYFRNTLASNLRSQKSLTIGVIVPHISRYFFSTAIAGIEEIAFENNYRVIIGQSMDQLEKERQLVETLLSSQVDGILMSISMETNAYDHLERVAEQKTPIVFFDRKCEAIPANNILIDDHARAFDATEHLILSGRTRIAHFSGLENVSIYEDRQKGYKEALRKHNIAEDPDLIFKSSLKSNDGKQLADQILNLRKKPDAIFCANDIAAIACMQVLQEAGIRIPQDIAIVGFSNEPLGEYTTPSLSSINQNPLEMGKTAVQTLLNQIEGPQAEHQTKYIDSELIIRNSSGRQ
- a CDS encoding YfcC family protein; amino-acid sequence: MKVKLPDTLILLSVILILFCGLTWVLPAGAFDRDLVDGREIVVPGSFHWTAANPSSVFDLILAPIQGFIDSAQVIVFIFFVAGAFGIINATGAIANGLKSVVKTDANGKNPVWVIPVLTFLFSLAGATFGMSEEVLVFIMITLPMAYGLGYDSFLGVGIPFLGAGAGFAGAFLNPFTVGIAQGIAGLTPFSGWEYRVVVWLLFTVGTALFLMRYAKRLNANPASSPNYQEDLSSPYRESDKENSIEFTLRQKLIVGLFLGGLCLLIVGVNVWGWYINEISGLFLVLGIVSALLARLQLQKTLDAFVSGASEMVKVCLVIAMAKGIIIIASEGRIIDSMLYGASVAVDGFPKAVSIQLMFYVQTCLNFFLPSGSGQAALTMPIMAPLSDIIGISRQSAVLAFQLGDGLSNMIIPTSGITMGVLTLANISYQKWLKWIWPLMVIYFLLAMTLLIPPVLYFNW